One Kitasatospora sp. NBC_01287 DNA window includes the following coding sequences:
- the fxsT gene encoding FxSxx-COOH system tetratricopeptide repeat protein, giving the protein MDGDEDRQGRIITFYSYKGGTGRTMALANTAWILAANGFRVLTVDWDLEAPGLAKFFHPFLDAAELAEAPGVMTLINDYREEALRETELHADALLEPERYQRELREIGHHPGWHLGFAKVAGHALPLSWGGFPAGGSIDFLAAGRQDRDYSGTLGSLDWDLFYERFDGGQFFDALRADMRKRYDYVLIDSRTGLSDTAEICTVQMPDDLVVCFTLSDQSIDGASRIAQHIDDRYRDRGIRILPVPMRIDDFEKDKADAGRALARIRFDGLPSGLSGEQLVHYWGSVEIPYRPFYAYEEILATFGDQVGTPTSMLSACERLTDMITQGRVNALPPMDEEVRLRYIEAFTRRRPTVPADIYLSYVPEDRMWADWIEFVLGAAGFRVLPRDVGAGADARAETERSVDAAYRTVAVLSPAYLRSPQARALWESVVGSDPSGTRRQLIPVRVGATPLAAPFSSRNPVDLVNLKEPQALAALVKALGREEVPAVDTASGPRFPGTQPEIWNVPPRNSYFTGRAEVLERLRNQLGGGAAVVLPVPQTLYGLGGVGKTQVALEYAHRFMADYDLVWWVSAEQEDEIQGQLAELARKMGRASNEPVALATEIALEALRRGERVKRWLLIFDNADEPGEIRRYFPGGNGHILVTSRNQAWATHAEALTMDVFTRGESIDHLTRRTGGALSRPDADAVAEAVGDLPLAVEVAGAWLKATGTPVGEYIAALQSEAARVLELGRPVDYPMTVGATWRVSIARLRQQSPAAARMLQLCAYFAPEPISMNLFYSDQMIRALVPFDSGLSDKFLLGRVIQAIGRYALAKVDAGANSIQVHRLVQEVIRSEMTAVEQIDTVHEVHRILIGARPVVGDTDDPANWPAFEEIWPHLSPSRAHDCDESDTRQLMIDRVRYLWKRGEFAQARRMGHLLDDAWTAKLGEDDRQTLLLRFQLANVMRSQGQYAAALALDESTLERQKRVLGEQHPYTLMTAGSLAADLRALGDFSRALELDQDTLERFREQFGEDNPRTLSIANNLAIDHRLVGNSNAAQELDQDTLDRRSLVLGPKHPYTLSTKSMLARDLREQGDYDGSVTIHQEVVEAYAEVLDIDVPEILRNAKSLAVSLRKAGRQAEARRLTKETYERYLERYGENAPDTLACALNLAADYSAGGDKDAARDLARQVFVGHQQLFGPEHPFTLACANNVVIYLRGSGGLEEAAHLGGETVRTLIRVLGADHPYTLNAKINLANTYGDQGRLAEAEELEQAAYRGLCERYTPRHPDAVACQANLAVTLRSQGKVNQAAELRSRAVAEFIRQLGEEHPNTVSARGWKRINRDLEPQPV; this is encoded by the coding sequence ATGGACGGTGACGAGGACCGCCAGGGGCGGATCATCACCTTCTACTCCTACAAAGGCGGCACCGGGCGCACCATGGCGCTGGCCAACACCGCCTGGATCCTGGCCGCCAACGGCTTCCGGGTGCTCACCGTGGACTGGGACCTGGAGGCGCCCGGACTGGCCAAGTTCTTCCACCCGTTCCTGGACGCGGCCGAACTCGCCGAGGCGCCCGGCGTGATGACGCTGATCAACGACTACCGCGAGGAGGCGCTGCGGGAGACCGAGCTGCACGCCGACGCGCTGCTGGAGCCCGAGCGCTACCAGCGCGAGCTGCGCGAGATCGGCCACCACCCGGGCTGGCACCTGGGCTTCGCCAAGGTGGCGGGGCACGCGCTGCCGCTCTCCTGGGGCGGTTTCCCGGCCGGTGGCAGCATCGACTTCCTGGCGGCGGGCCGGCAGGACCGGGACTACTCCGGCACGCTGGGCAGCCTGGACTGGGACCTCTTCTACGAGCGCTTCGACGGCGGCCAGTTCTTCGACGCGCTCCGCGCCGACATGCGCAAGCGCTACGACTACGTGCTGATCGACAGCCGCACCGGGCTCTCCGACACCGCCGAGATCTGCACCGTGCAGATGCCCGACGACCTGGTGGTCTGCTTCACGCTCAGCGACCAGAGCATCGACGGCGCCTCCCGGATCGCCCAGCACATCGACGACCGCTACCGCGACCGCGGCATCCGGATCCTGCCGGTGCCGATGCGGATCGACGACTTCGAGAAGGACAAGGCCGATGCCGGGCGGGCGCTGGCCCGGATCCGCTTCGACGGGCTGCCCTCGGGCCTGTCCGGCGAGCAACTGGTGCACTACTGGGGCTCGGTGGAGATCCCGTACCGGCCGTTCTACGCCTACGAGGAGATCCTGGCCACCTTCGGCGACCAGGTGGGCACCCCCACCAGCATGCTCTCGGCCTGCGAGCGGCTCACCGACATGATCACCCAGGGTCGGGTGAACGCGCTGCCGCCGATGGACGAGGAGGTGCGGCTGCGCTACATCGAGGCCTTCACCCGGCGCCGTCCCACCGTGCCGGCCGACATCTACCTCAGCTACGTGCCCGAGGACCGGATGTGGGCGGACTGGATCGAGTTCGTGCTCGGCGCGGCCGGGTTCCGGGTGCTGCCCCGGGACGTGGGCGCCGGGGCCGACGCGCGGGCCGAGACCGAGCGCTCGGTGGACGCGGCCTACCGGACGGTGGCGGTGCTCTCCCCGGCCTACCTGCGCTCCCCGCAGGCCCGCGCGCTGTGGGAGTCGGTGGTCGGCTCGGACCCCTCGGGCACCCGCCGCCAGCTGATCCCGGTCCGGGTCGGGGCCACCCCGCTGGCCGCCCCGTTCAGCAGCCGCAACCCGGTGGACCTGGTCAACCTCAAGGAGCCGCAGGCGCTCGCCGCGCTGGTCAAGGCGCTGGGCCGGGAGGAGGTGCCGGCCGTGGACACCGCGAGCGGCCCCCGGTTCCCCGGCACCCAGCCGGAGATCTGGAACGTGCCGCCGCGCAACAGCTACTTCACCGGGCGCGCCGAGGTGCTGGAGCGGCTGCGCAACCAACTCGGCGGCGGCGCCGCGGTGGTGCTGCCGGTGCCGCAGACGCTCTACGGGCTCGGCGGCGTCGGCAAGACGCAGGTGGCGCTGGAGTACGCGCACCGCTTCATGGCCGACTACGACCTGGTCTGGTGGGTCTCGGCCGAGCAGGAGGACGAGATCCAGGGCCAACTGGCGGAACTGGCCCGCAAGATGGGCCGGGCCAGCAACGAGCCGGTGGCGCTCGCCACCGAGATCGCGCTGGAGGCGCTGCGCCGCGGCGAGCGGGTCAAGCGCTGGCTGCTGATCTTCGACAACGCGGACGAGCCGGGCGAGATCCGCCGCTACTTCCCCGGCGGCAACGGCCACATCCTGGTCACCTCGCGCAACCAGGCCTGGGCCACCCACGCCGAGGCGCTGACCATGGACGTCTTCACCCGCGGCGAGAGCATCGACCACCTGACCCGGCGCACCGGCGGGGCGCTCAGCCGCCCGGACGCGGACGCGGTGGCCGAGGCGGTCGGCGACCTGCCGCTGGCCGTGGAGGTGGCCGGCGCGTGGCTGAAGGCCACCGGCACCCCGGTCGGCGAGTACATCGCGGCGCTGCAGTCCGAGGCCGCCCGGGTGCTGGAGCTGGGCCGCCCGGTGGACTACCCGATGACGGTCGGCGCCACCTGGCGGGTCTCCATCGCCCGGCTGCGCCAGCAGTCCCCGGCCGCCGCCCGGATGCTGCAGCTGTGCGCGTACTTCGCGCCCGAGCCGATCTCGATGAACCTCTTCTACAGCGACCAGATGATCCGGGCGCTGGTCCCCTTCGACTCCGGGTTGAGCGACAAGTTCCTGCTCGGCCGGGTGATCCAGGCGATCGGCCGGTACGCGCTGGCCAAGGTGGACGCGGGGGCCAACAGCATCCAGGTGCACCGGCTGGTCCAGGAGGTGATCCGCTCGGAGATGACCGCGGTGGAGCAGATCGACACCGTGCACGAGGTGCACCGGATCCTGATCGGCGCCCGCCCGGTGGTCGGGGACACCGACGACCCGGCCAACTGGCCCGCCTTCGAGGAGATCTGGCCGCACCTGTCGCCCTCGCGGGCGCACGACTGCGACGAGTCGGACACCCGGCAGCTGATGATCGACCGGGTCCGCTACCTCTGGAAGCGCGGGGAGTTCGCCCAGGCCCGCCGGATGGGCCACCTGCTGGACGACGCCTGGACCGCCAAGCTCGGCGAGGACGACCGGCAGACCCTGCTGCTCCGCTTCCAGCTGGCCAACGTGATGCGCTCGCAGGGGCAGTACGCGGCCGCGCTGGCCCTGGACGAGAGCACCCTGGAGCGGCAGAAGCGGGTGCTGGGCGAGCAGCACCCGTACACCCTGATGACGGCCGGTTCGCTGGCCGCCGACCTGCGGGCGCTGGGGGACTTCTCCCGGGCCCTGGAGCTGGACCAGGACACCCTGGAGCGGTTCCGCGAGCAGTTCGGCGAGGACAACCCGCGCACCCTGTCGATCGCCAACAACCTGGCCATCGACCACCGCCTGGTGGGCAACAGCAACGCGGCCCAGGAGCTGGACCAGGACACCCTGGACCGGCGATCGCTGGTGCTGGGCCCCAAGCACCCCTACACCCTCTCCACCAAGTCCATGCTCGCCCGCGACCTGCGCGAGCAGGGCGACTACGACGGCTCGGTGACGATCCACCAGGAGGTGGTCGAGGCCTACGCCGAGGTGCTGGACATCGACGTGCCGGAGATCCTGCGCAACGCCAAGTCGCTGGCCGTCTCGCTGCGCAAGGCCGGCCGGCAGGCCGAGGCGCGCCGGCTCACCAAGGAGACCTACGAGCGCTACCTGGAGCGCTACGGCGAGAACGCGCCCGACACGCTGGCCTGCGCGCTCAACCTGGCCGCCGACTACAGCGCGGGCGGCGACAAGGACGCCGCCCGCGACCTGGCCCGGCAGGTCTTCGTCGGCCACCAGCAGCTCTTCGGGCCGGAGCACCCGTTCACCCTGGCCTGCGCCAACAACGTGGTGATCTACCTGCGGGGCAGCGGTGGGCTGGAGGAGGCGGCGCATCTCGGCGGCGAGACCGTGCGCACGCTCATCCGGGTGCTCGGCGCCGACCACCCGTACACCCTCAACGCGAAGATCAACCTGGCCAACACCTACGGCGACCAGGGCCGGCTGGCCGAGGCCGAGGAGCTTGAGCAGGCCGCCTACCGGGGCCTGTGCGAGCGCTACACCCCGCGCCACCCGGACGCGGTCGCCTGCCAGGCCAACCTCGCCGTGACGCTGCGCTCCCAGGGCAAGGTGAACCAGGCCGCCGAGCTGCGGTCGCGCGCGGTGGCCGAGTTCATCCGCCAACTGGGGGAGGAGCACCCCAACACCGTCTCGGCCCGGGGCTGGAAGCGGATCAACCGCGACCTGGAGCCCCAGCCCGTCTGA
- a CDS encoding TIR-like protein FxsC, with protein MNDAEGGRKASAKPHFFLSYAHMPPVGTRNPNARVSQFYEDLCEAVLQLTPLPTADPVGFMDETMHQGDNWAAKISEALATCRVFVPLYHPRLFRSTPCGQEWYTFAQRAANAPGGAAQNSAIVPVLWVGMQDGALPPVAHAVQYNHPSFPRAYAEDGLYALMAQRHHQGLYEKVVYKLARRIVEVALETVVPVVEPVDFTTNPSAFPGRSPADELIIAVLAFKDSEVPAHRDAGYYGARRTDWQPYLRGGDTALAEKAMQLARQCDLNPTVHEFDLSAGRLMELERPQGPGVVLLDRWVLQDPGRRELVREFARRNPAWVAVVEPWNRDDPQCVARAAELLALSNQVLGRGRAPARPSFRPAAGDPADPEGVPTATDFGLVFQHAAIRAQKAFKERALPRPPATGEGRPRLSGAFDDPRPPIGRRGEFGPEFGSEFGSEFGPESDRHDEDDEGGDHDD; from the coding sequence GTGAACGACGCTGAAGGCGGGCGGAAGGCCTCGGCGAAGCCGCACTTCTTCCTCAGCTACGCGCACATGCCGCCGGTCGGCACGCGCAATCCGAACGCCCGGGTCAGCCAGTTCTACGAGGACCTCTGCGAGGCGGTGCTGCAGCTGACCCCGCTGCCCACCGCCGATCCGGTGGGCTTCATGGACGAGACCATGCACCAGGGCGACAACTGGGCGGCGAAGATCTCCGAGGCGCTGGCCACCTGCCGCGTCTTCGTGCCGCTGTACCACCCGCGGCTCTTCCGCAGCACCCCGTGTGGGCAGGAGTGGTACACCTTCGCCCAGCGCGCGGCCAACGCTCCCGGTGGGGCGGCGCAGAACAGCGCGATCGTGCCGGTGCTCTGGGTGGGCATGCAGGACGGCGCGCTGCCGCCGGTGGCGCACGCCGTGCAGTACAACCACCCGAGCTTCCCACGGGCCTACGCCGAGGACGGGCTGTACGCGCTGATGGCCCAGCGCCACCACCAGGGCCTCTACGAGAAGGTGGTCTACAAGCTGGCCCGGCGGATCGTCGAGGTGGCACTGGAGACGGTGGTCCCGGTGGTCGAGCCGGTCGACTTCACCACCAACCCCTCGGCCTTCCCCGGCCGCTCCCCGGCCGACGAACTGATCATCGCGGTGCTGGCGTTCAAGGACAGCGAGGTGCCCGCGCACCGCGATGCCGGCTACTACGGCGCCCGGCGCACCGACTGGCAGCCCTACCTGCGCGGCGGTGACACCGCGCTGGCCGAGAAGGCGATGCAGCTGGCCCGGCAGTGCGACCTGAACCCGACGGTGCACGAGTTCGACCTGTCGGCCGGGCGGCTGATGGAGCTGGAGCGGCCGCAGGGCCCCGGGGTGGTGCTGCTGGACCGCTGGGTGCTGCAGGATCCCGGACGGCGCGAGCTGGTGCGGGAGTTCGCGCGGCGCAACCCGGCCTGGGTGGCGGTGGTCGAGCCGTGGAACCGGGACGACCCGCAGTGCGTGGCGCGGGCCGCCGAGCTGCTGGCGCTCAGCAACCAGGTGCTGGGGCGTGGCCGGGCCCCGGCCCGGCCCTCCTTCCGCCCCGCGGCCGGGGACCCGGCCGATCCGGAAGGGGTGCCCACCGCGACGGACTTCGGCCTGGTGTTCCAGCACGCCGCGATCCGCGCGCAGAAGGCCTTCAAGGAGCGCGCGCTGCCCCGCCCGCCCGCCACCGGCGAGGGCCGGCCCCGACTGAGCGGTGCCTTCGACGACCCGCGGCCGCCGATCGGCCGCCGCGGCGAGTTCGGGCCAGAGTTCGGATCAGAGTTCGGATCAGAGTTCGGACCAGAGAGCGACCGGCACGACGAGGACGACGAAGGAGGAGACCATGACGACTGA